A genomic window from Pseudonocardia broussonetiae includes:
- a CDS encoding BTAD domain-containing putative transcriptional regulator: MLEVRLLGDQGITAGRASDVRPVSSRTIALLAHLVLHADVPQFRQRLAVLFWPDSGGAQARTNLRRELHDLRAALGDDAPLAVGPTTLVWHDVPSCRVDVLVFRRERNAASAARSAGDREAVRSHADAALQAYRGDLLPAMDDEWVIDERERLRRDCLEVCDLAIAAERECGDVAGAVRIARRRIRLEPLEEAGYRALMAVHLESGDVGAAVSTYHRCAAVLEQELGVRPGAQTTAVVARLLDDGAGPRARAVEVGRPGRVTGLVGRDRELQSLLRQWEHAAGGGGAGLVAVAGEAGVGKSRLVAELAAVLRSGGVAAATTRCFGTSGRLPLAPVAEWLRSSALQDGVRRLDPVWQVEVDRLVPRPGRPGRGSGSVRARPAGASRAAADAWRRHRFFEGLGRAVLSAERPVLLVLDDLHWCDPETTAWLTFLLGLAGRAPLLVAATVRPEEVEHNEDASTMLSSMRSDGRATVLRLAPLDPAGTAELARSVLGRPVGPGEQALLHGTTGGYPLFVVEAARTLPDDPTGAEQPLGAADLDAVLVRRLEQASPTARQVAGLAAAVGRDFGLDLLGQACDLDPELLVRAVDELWRRRILREQGGEYDFSHDLLRDAAYSSVSPPRRWLLHRRLAQGLEVLHAGHLDDVAAQLAEQYDRGGRPDHALSYSVRAAGTAAEVFAYGEAIRHYRRCLDVLGRRRAGRDRDGRELEILQAMLAPLAALRGFSSDELQSMLERCVGLADRLDRPEALLRGLIGLYGARFVQGHIVEAHGLATRALELGVADPVLLGQAHYAFAGTAASLGLPATAVEHFELSRTLLDDEVSLLLGLRPDLHAQAWSAHSHWLLGDDEQAAFRSADAVEGGRASHHPFSLAVCLAYAGLTHQLRDDAVALAPVVGELLELCRRYGFAYYLHWATMLDGWLTGGEAGAARIEEGLDGLRSLGAHTRMPYWLALLAQTLLGAGRRDAARAVLDAARSSAEQRDDLWWLPEVLRLMAGLESGPTAVGLLRHAVDLAAAQGSRTLHARCCSDLAALGVEVDPSATADGRRDANGLRTPGP; encoded by the coding sequence GTGCTCGAGGTCCGGCTGCTCGGGGATCAGGGGATCACAGCAGGGCGTGCCTCGGACGTCCGACCGGTCTCGTCGCGCACGATCGCGCTGCTGGCCCACCTCGTCCTCCACGCGGACGTGCCGCAGTTCCGGCAGCGTCTCGCGGTCCTCTTCTGGCCCGACTCGGGCGGGGCGCAGGCGCGCACGAACCTGCGACGTGAGTTGCACGACCTGCGTGCGGCCCTCGGGGACGACGCGCCGTTGGCGGTCGGTCCGACGACGCTCGTCTGGCACGACGTGCCGTCGTGCCGGGTGGACGTCCTCGTGTTCCGCCGTGAGCGGAACGCGGCGTCGGCGGCCCGGTCGGCCGGGGACCGGGAGGCCGTGCGGAGCCACGCCGACGCGGCGCTGCAGGCGTACCGGGGCGACCTCCTGCCCGCGATGGACGACGAGTGGGTGATCGACGAACGGGAACGGCTGCGCCGGGACTGCCTGGAGGTCTGCGATCTCGCGATCGCGGCCGAGCGGGAGTGCGGGGACGTGGCCGGCGCCGTGCGGATCGCCCGTCGCCGGATCCGGCTCGAGCCGCTCGAGGAGGCGGGGTACCGCGCCCTGATGGCGGTGCACCTGGAGTCCGGGGACGTCGGGGCGGCGGTCAGCACCTACCACCGGTGCGCCGCCGTCCTCGAGCAGGAGCTCGGCGTCCGGCCCGGGGCGCAGACCACCGCGGTCGTCGCCCGGCTGCTCGACGACGGCGCCGGACCCCGGGCACGCGCCGTGGAGGTGGGCCGTCCCGGCAGGGTCACCGGACTCGTCGGCCGGGACCGCGAGCTGCAGTCCCTGCTGCGGCAGTGGGAGCACGCCGCCGGCGGCGGGGGTGCCGGGCTCGTGGCGGTGGCCGGAGAGGCGGGCGTCGGGAAGAGCAGGCTGGTCGCCGAACTGGCGGCCGTCCTGCGCAGCGGTGGCGTCGCGGCGGCCACGACGCGCTGCTTCGGCACCTCGGGGCGGCTGCCCCTGGCCCCGGTGGCGGAGTGGTTGCGCAGCAGCGCGCTGCAGGACGGCGTGCGCCGGCTGGACCCGGTGTGGCAGGTCGAGGTCGACCGGCTCGTTCCTCGCCCGGGCCGGCCGGGCCGGGGGTCCGGCTCGGTCCGCGCGCGCCCGGCGGGCGCATCCCGCGCCGCGGCGGACGCCTGGCGGCGGCACCGGTTCTTCGAGGGGCTGGGCCGCGCCGTGCTGTCCGCGGAACGTCCCGTCCTCCTGGTGCTCGACGACCTGCACTGGTGCGACCCGGAGACCACCGCGTGGTTGACCTTCCTGCTCGGTCTCGCCGGCCGCGCACCCCTGCTGGTCGCCGCGACCGTGCGACCGGAGGAGGTCGAGCACAACGAGGACGCCTCCACGATGCTGTCGTCGATGCGCTCGGACGGGCGTGCCACGGTGCTCCGCCTGGCTCCGCTCGACCCGGCGGGCACCGCCGAGCTCGCCCGCTCGGTCCTGGGCCGTCCGGTCGGGCCCGGCGAGCAGGCGCTGCTGCACGGCACCACCGGGGGCTACCCGCTGTTCGTCGTGGAGGCCGCCCGCACCCTGCCGGACGACCCGACGGGCGCGGAGCAGCCGCTGGGGGCCGCCGACCTCGACGCCGTCCTGGTGCGCCGCCTGGAGCAGGCCTCGCCCACCGCCCGGCAGGTGGCGGGGCTCGCCGCGGCGGTGGGGCGGGACTTCGGCCTCGACCTGCTCGGGCAGGCGTGCGACCTCGACCCCGAACTGCTGGTGCGGGCGGTCGACGAGCTGTGGCGCCGCCGGATCCTGCGGGAGCAGGGCGGCGAGTACGACTTCTCCCACGACCTCCTGCGCGACGCCGCCTACTCCTCGGTCAGCCCACCGCGCCGGTGGCTGCTGCACCGGCGTCTGGCGCAGGGGCTGGAGGTCCTGCACGCGGGGCACCTCGACGACGTCGCCGCCCAGCTCGCCGAGCAGTACGACCGCGGCGGGCGCCCCGACCACGCCCTGTCGTACTCGGTCCGCGCGGCCGGGACCGCAGCGGAGGTCTTCGCGTACGGCGAGGCGATCCGGCACTACCGGCGCTGCCTGGACGTCCTCGGCCGGCGCAGGGCCGGACGCGACCGCGACGGGCGCGAGCTCGAGATCCTGCAGGCGATGCTGGCCCCGCTCGCCGCGCTCCGCGGGTTCTCCTCCGACGAGCTGCAGTCGATGCTCGAACGCTGCGTCGGGCTCGCCGACCGGCTCGACCGGCCGGAGGCGCTGCTGCGCGGCCTGATCGGCCTGTACGGCGCGCGGTTCGTGCAGGGCCACATCGTCGAGGCGCACGGGCTGGCGACGCGGGCGCTCGAACTCGGCGTCGCGGACCCCGTGCTGCTCGGGCAGGCGCACTACGCGTTCGCGGGAACGGCCGCCAGCCTGGGGCTACCGGCCACCGCGGTCGAGCACTTCGAGCTCTCGCGCACCCTGCTGGACGACGAGGTCTCGCTCCTGCTCGGGCTGCGTCCCGACCTGCACGCCCAGGCGTGGTCGGCGCACTCCCACTGGCTGCTCGGCGACGACGAGCAGGCGGCGTTCCGGTCCGCCGACGCGGTCGAGGGCGGACGCGCCTCCCACCACCCCTTCAGCCTCGCCGTGTGCCTCGCCTACGCCGGTCTCACGCACCAGCTGCGCGACGACGCGGTGGCCCTCGCGCCCGTCGTCGGCGAACTGCTCGAGCTGTGCCGGCGCTACGGGTTCGCCTACTACCTGCACTGGGCCACGATGCTCGACGGCTGGCTGACCGGGGGCGAGGCCGGAGCCGCGCGCATCGAGGAGGGGCTCGACGGGCTGCGGTCGCTGGGGGCGCACACCCGCATGCCGTACTGGCTGGCCCTGCTCGCGCAGACGCTCCTCGGCGCCGGGCGGCGCGATGCCGCGCGGGCCGTCCTCGACGCCGCACGGTCGAGCGCCGAGCAGCGGGACGACCTGTGGTGGCTCCCGGAGGTGCTCCGGCTGATGGCGGGGCTGGAGTCGGGTCCGACCGCGGTCGGCCTGCTCCGCCACGCGGTGGACCTCGCCGCGGCCCAGGGAAGTCGGACGCTGCACGCACGGTGCTGCTCCGACCTCGCGGCGCTGGGCGTGGAGGTCGACCCGTCGGCCACCGCGGACGGGCGACGCGACGCGAACGGTCTGCGAACGCCGGGGCCCTAA